In Allomuricauda ruestringensis DSM 13258, the following proteins share a genomic window:
- a CDS encoding CPBP family intramembrane glutamic endopeptidase produces the protein MYIEQAYKGFTERWRYLVGLLIVFIGWQVLGGIPLIFALILKSDFMNSMPTDYGTMAETLGLNLFFLLVLLTFLGGMVSLWFVVKFVHKLSFKDFTTSRKRIDWKRIAFSFLLWGIISSGLVFLDVYLSPENYEFDFNPGPFFMLVIISVIFIPIQTSFEEYFTRGYLMQAIGIASKNKWLPFLISSSLFGLLHIFNPEVEKLGHGILVYYVGTGFFLGILTLMDEGLELPLGFHAANNFFTAILVTADWTAFQTNSLYKDVSEPVLGWDVLIPVFVIYPILLFIFSKKYGWKNWNERLFGKVLIKEEYVAITDGASDLA, from the coding sequence ATGTATATAGAGCAAGCGTATAAAGGATTTACAGAGCGTTGGAGGTATTTGGTCGGTTTGTTGATTGTTTTTATTGGTTGGCAAGTGCTCGGAGGAATCCCGCTTATTTTTGCCTTGATTTTAAAGTCGGATTTTATGAATTCCATGCCGACGGATTATGGCACCATGGCCGAGACTCTAGGTCTCAACCTCTTTTTTCTTTTGGTACTCCTGACCTTTTTGGGAGGAATGGTAAGTTTGTGGTTTGTTGTAAAGTTTGTACATAAGTTATCATTTAAGGACTTCACTACTTCTAGAAAAAGGATTGATTGGAAACGAATTGCTTTCTCATTTCTGCTTTGGGGAATAATATCATCTGGACTAGTTTTCTTGGACGTTTATCTGTCTCCCGAAAACTATGAGTTCGATTTTAATCCTGGACCATTCTTTATGTTGGTCATTATTTCAGTAATTTTCATCCCCATCCAAACCAGTTTTGAGGAGTATTTTACCCGAGGATATTTGATGCAGGCCATTGGAATTGCATCCAAAAATAAATGGCTTCCCTTTTTGATAAGTTCTTCACTTTTTGGTCTATTGCACATTTTTAACCCAGAGGTGGAAAAGTTGGGTCATGGTATTTTGGTTTACTATGTAGGAACCGGGTTTTTTCTTGGCATATTGACTTTAATGGATGAAGGATTGGAATTACCTTTAGGCTTCCATGCAGCTAATAATTTTTTTACGGCCATTTTGGTTACGGCGGACTGGACAGCCTTCCAAACCAACTCACTTTATAAAGATGTTTCGGAACCCGTATTGGGCTGGGATGTTCTGATTCCTGTTTTTGTGATTTATCCCATTTTGCTGTTTATTTTCTCAAAAAAGTACGGCTGGAAAAACTGGAACGAACGCCTTTTTGGAAAAGTACTGATCAAAGAAGAATATGTAGCAATTACCGATGGAGCATCCGACTTGGCATAA
- a CDS encoding AMP-binding protein — protein sequence MEHPTWHNVHPDFRLNDIPLNFEGITKIGQNLIKEGKPFEKSIGDFLLDWASDDSTIKVQTSGSTGKPKTIVLKKEQMVNSALATGAYFKLEPRHKALLCLPCTGIAGKMMLVRAMILGLHLDYVEPSSTPLSNTNKTYDFVAMVPLQVQNSLKDLFKVKKLIIGGAPVDSNLRNKLKTLSVEAYETYGMTETITHIAVKRITGDSVNSFETLPHVFVTQDDRGCLVIDAPKISDQKVVTNDLVELISKTRFKWLGRYDSIINSGGIKLVPETIEEKLSSVIKSRFFVAGIPDETLGQKLVLVVEGNSTDGREQLQAIKESKTLSKYEVPKEVYFVKAFSETATKKINRQKTIQQIA from the coding sequence ATGGAGCATCCGACTTGGCATAATGTTCACCCCGATTTTAGGTTAAACGATATTCCGTTAAATTTTGAAGGTATAACTAAAATAGGTCAAAACCTCATAAAGGAAGGAAAGCCGTTTGAAAAAAGCATTGGAGATTTTTTATTGGACTGGGCTTCGGATGATTCAACAATAAAAGTCCAAACTTCTGGATCTACGGGCAAACCTAAAACCATAGTGCTCAAAAAAGAGCAAATGGTAAATTCCGCACTGGCTACGGGAGCATATTTTAAATTAGAGCCCAGGCATAAAGCCCTTTTGTGTTTGCCATGTACGGGGATTGCCGGTAAAATGATGTTGGTCCGCGCCATGATTTTAGGTCTACATCTGGATTATGTGGAACCCTCATCGACACCCTTGTCAAATACTAATAAAACCTACGATTTTGTAGCTATGGTGCCTTTGCAGGTCCAAAATTCCTTAAAAGACTTATTTAAGGTTAAAAAACTGATTATTGGAGGCGCACCCGTGGATTCAAATTTACGAAACAAGCTTAAAACACTATCTGTTGAAGCTTACGAAACCTATGGGATGACAGAGACCATAACCCATATTGCAGTAAAACGAATAACTGGTGATTCAGTTAATAGTTTTGAGACGTTGCCCCATGTTTTTGTTACCCAAGATGATAGGGGGTGTCTTGTAATTGATGCGCCTAAAATTTCAGATCAGAAAGTTGTGACCAATGATTTGGTGGAACTTATAAGTAAAACTAGGTTTAAATGGCTGGGCAGGTACGATTCCATAATCAATTCGGGCGGGATCAAATTGGTTCCCGAGACGATTGAGGAAAAACTATCAAGCGTAATAAAATCACGCTTTTTTGTTGCTGGCATACCGGATGAAACTCTGGGACAAAAATTAGTGCTTGTAGTAGAAGGCAATTCAACCGATGGGCGAGAACAGCTTCAAGCCATCAAGGAATCAAAAACGCTATCAAAATACGAGGTGCCCAAGGAGGTTTACTTTGTAAAAGCTTTCTCGGAAACTGCAACTAAAAAAATCAATAGGCAAAAAACAATTCAACAGATTGCTTAA